The segment TATGGTCTGTTTCCTTCTTTCCTCGTCCTTTACCTTCCTCTCGAGGTCCGTCTTCTTGTCCTCGAACTCGGCCCTCAACGTTACTATCTGGGCCTCCAGGATCTTCCGTTGGTGCTCCAGATTCAGCTTGAGGCGGGCCATCTCCTCGGTCCGGGCCAGCTCATGAGCTTTCTCGCTCTCCTCCTGGGCATAGCGGGCGGAACCGGTCAGGACCCCGGACGGACCGATGTAAGGTTCGATAAGCTCGATGCCCTTGGAGGTTATGTGGAACTCACGTATCTGGTTCGAATGAGCCATGCCCCTCGATTTCACGAGGCGCAGCAATCTGTTGTTCTCCCCGTTGGCCTCGACGTCCTCCAGAAGGAGCCATGTGTCCACCAGCGAAGATACCATGGAGCTTTGGGTCGGCCGTTCGGAGTGCTTCAGGTCGGTGAATACCGCGGTCACTCCCTTCATCTTGAGAAAATCGACCATCCTTACCAAGGTGGACCGGACCTCCACATCCTCGCCGACGGCCATCAGGCTGCTGATCGGATCGAGGACCACAGCCTCCGGTTTGAACTCGTTCACGATCTTGAGAAGGGTGACCAGATGCGTCTCCAGGCCGTAAGCAGTGGGCCGGTCCGCGTAGATGTTCAGCAGACCCTTTTCCACCATCGGTTCCAGATCGATGCCGATGGAACGCATGTTACGGATGATCTGACTGGAAGATTCCTCGAAGGTCACCAGCAGCGCCCTCTTGCCATTCTTGCAGACACTGTTCAGGAACTCGACCCCGAACGATGACTTACCGGTCCCGGCCTGACCGGTGATTAGGACG is part of the Methanomassiliicoccales archaeon genome and harbors:
- the kaiC gene encoding circadian clock protein KaiC, which codes for IDFVKVEAAEIVETGEYDLEGLFVRLGYAIDSIGAKRVVLDTIESIFSAFGNTLIIRSELRRLFQFLKEKGVTAVITGEKGDGTLTRNGLEEYVSDAVIVLDNRIIGNIATRRMRIIKYRGSSHGSNEYPFLIDEGGFSVLPISSLGLMAKATNARISTGIRDLDSMMEGKGYYKGSTVLITGQAGTGKSSFGVEFLNSVCKNGKRALLVTFEESSSQIIRNMRSIGIDLEPMVEKGLLNIYADRPTAYGLETHLVTLLKIVNEFKPEAVVLDPISSLMAVGEDVEVRSTLVRMVDFLKMKGVTAVFTDLKHSERPTQSSMVSSLVDTWLLLEDVEANGENNRLLRLVKSRGMAHSNQIREFHITSKGIELIEPYIGPSGVLTGSARYAQEESEKAHELARTEEMARLKLNLEHQRKILEAQIVTLRAEFEDKKTDLERKVKDEERRKQTIENNKRHLQSMRIMNGNRGEGDE